A window of Excalfactoria chinensis isolate bCotChi1 chromosome Z, bCotChi1.hap2, whole genome shotgun sequence contains these coding sequences:
- the LOC140264353 gene encoding granzyme A-like gives MGVFFTLSTSAAIILLILPGDLCVDIIGGHEVAPHSRPFMAMLRGKIITGKIKFCGGALIKPDWVLTAAHCHLEGGTATLGAHSRRKHEKEKQVIKIAKEIRYPEYIVDEKKHDIMLLKLEKRAKLNGAVKVIPLPTSGDDVKPGTTCRVAGWGRTVYNIKELSDTLREVNITVINRKICNDKKHYNNSRNITNNVICAGSEQGGKGSCGGDSGGPLICNNVLKGITSFGKEKCGAPDAPGVYTLITKQYLQWIWKTIAGDLQTGF, from the exons ATGGGTGTTTTTTTCACTCTgtccacctctgctgccatcattCTCCTGATACTTCCTGGAG ACTTGTGCGTGGATATCATTGGAGGACATGAAGTAGCACCACACTCAAGACCATTTATGGCCAtgctcagaggaaaaataattactggaaaaattaaattttgtgGAGGAGCTTTGATCAAGCCAGACTGGGTGTTAACAGCTGCTCATTGCCATCT GGAAGGCGGCACCGCTACCCTTGGAGCCCATTCAcggagaaaacatgaaaaagaaaaacaggttaTTAAGATTGCAAAGGAAATTCGCTACCCAGAGTACATTGTTGACGAAAAGAAACATGACATTATGCTGCTGAAG CTtgagaaaagagcaaaacttAATGGCGCTGTGAAAGTCATTCCCCTGCCTACCTCTGGTGATGATGTCAAACCAGGAACAACTTGCAGAGTAGCAGGATGGGGACGAACTGTGTATAATATAAAAGAATTGTCTGATACCCTGAGAGAAGTTAACATCACTGTCATCAATAGAAAAATCTGCAATGACAAGAAACATTACAATAACAGCCGTAATATAACAAATAACGTGATATGCGCAGGATCTGAGCAAGGAGGAAAGGGCTCATGTGGA ggGGATTCAGGTGGACCTTTAATATGCAATAATGTGCTGAAAGGCATCACCTCTTTCGGGAAGGAAAAGTGTGGTGCTCCCGATGCTCCTGGTGTCTACACTCTAATCACAAAACAATACCTTCAGTGGATATGGAAAACCATAGCTGGAGACTTACAGACCGGGTTTTGA
- the LOC140264323 gene encoding granzyme A-like has translation MGVFFTLSTSAAIILLILPGDLCVDIIGGHEVAPHSRPFMAMLRGKIITGKNKFCGGALIKPDWVLTAAHCHLEGGTVTLGAHSRTKHEKEKQVIKIAKEIRYPEYIVNKKKHDIMLLKLEKRAKLNGAVKVIPLPTSGDDVKPGTTCRVAGWGRTVYNIEELSDTLREVNITVINRKICNDKKHYNNSRNITNNVICAGSERGGKDSCRGDSGGPLICNNVLKGITSFGKEKCGAPDAPGVYTLITKQYLQWIWKTIGGDLQTGF, from the exons ATGGGTGTTTTTTTCACTCTgtccacctctgctgccatcattCTCCTGATACTTCCTGGAG ACTTGTGCGTGGATATCATTGGAGGACATGAAGTAGCACCACACTCAAGACCATTTATGGCCAtgctcagaggaaaaataattactggaaaaaataaattttgtggAGGAGCTTTGATCAAGCCAGACTGGGTGTTAACAGCTGCTCATTGCCATCT GGAAGGCGGCACCGTAACCCTTGGAGCCCATTCACGGACaaagcatgaaaaagaaaaacaggttaTTAAGATTGCAAAGGAAATTCGCTACCCAGAGTACATtgttaacaaaaagaaacatgacATTATGCTGCTGAAG CTtgagaaaagagcaaaacttAATGGCGCTGTGAAAGTCATTCCCCTGCCTACCTCTGGTGATGATGTCAAACCAGGAACAACTTGCAGAGTAGCAGGATGGGGACGAACTGTGTATAATATAGAAGAATTGTCTGATACCCTGAGAGAAGTTAACATCACTGTCATCAATAGAAAAATCTGCAATGACAAGAAACATTACAATAACAGCCGTAATATAACAAATAACGTGATATGCGCAGGATCTGAGCGAGGAGGAAAGGACTCATGTAGA ggtgATTCAGGTGGACCTTTAATATGCAATAATGTGCTGAAAGGCATCACCTCTTTCGGGAAGGAAAAGTGTGGTGCTCCCGATGCTCCTGGTGTCTACACTCTAATCACAAAACAATACCTTCAGTGGATATGGAAAACCATAGGTGGAGACTTACAGACCGGGTTTTGA
- the LOC140264321 gene encoding granzyme A-like: MGVFFTLSTSAAIILLILPGELCVDIFGGHEVAPHSRPFMAVLNGKDFCGGALIKPDWVLTAAHCCLNGGTVTLGAHSLTKRENEKQDIKIGKQIYYPGYSYKKNEHDIMLLKLEKRAIINSAVKVIPLPTSGDDVKPGTTCRVAGWGQTEYTIDELSDTLREVNVTVINRKICNDKKHYNNNPRITNNMICAGSERGGKDSCQGDSGGPLICNNVLKGITSFGNEECGAPDAPGVYTLITKQYLQWIRKTIAGDLQTGF, encoded by the exons ATGGGTGTTTTTTTCACTCTgtccacctctgctgccatcattCTCCTGATACTTCCTGGAG AGTTGTGTGTGGATATCTTCGGAGGACATGAAGTAGCACCACACTCAAGACCATTTATGGCCGTGCTCAATGGAAAAGACTTTTGTGGAGGAGCTTTGATCAAGCCAGACTGGGTGTTAACAGCTGCTCATTGCTGTCT GAATGGTGGCACCGTCACCCTTGGAGCCCATTCACTGACAAAAcgtgaaaatgaaaaacaagacattaagattggaaaacaAATTTACTACCCAGGCTATTCTTACAAAAAAAACGAACATGACATTATGCTGCTGAAG CTTGAGAAAAGAGCAATAATTAATAGCGCTGTGAAAGTCATTCCCCTGCCTACCTCCGGTGATGATGTCAAACCAGGAACAACTTGCAGAGTAGCAGGATGGGGGCAAACGGAGTATACTATAGACGAATTGTCTGATACCCTGAGAGAAGTTAACGTCACTGTCATCAATAGAAAAATCTGCAATGACAAGAAACATTACAATAACAACCCTCGTATAACAAATAACATGATATGCGCAGGATCTGAGCGAGGAGGAAAGGACTCATGTCAA ggggATTCAGGTGGACCTTTAATATGCAATAATGTGCTGAAAGGCATCACCTCTTTTGGGAATGAAGAGTGTGGTGCTCCCGATGCTCCTGGTGTCTACACTCTAATCACAAAACAATACCTTCAGTGGATAAGGAAAACCATAGCTGGAGACTTACAGACCGGGTTTTGA